The [Eubacterium] eligens ATCC 27750 genome segment AACCAATTAATATTAAGGGTCTTATAAGTGTTATGCCAGATATAAGAAAGATGACTTTAAAAAAACCAAAAGATTTTTGCTTTGAGCTTAAATCATTGCTTGCAGAAAATGGAGTTGCATTGGTATTTTTACCACATTTGAAAGGTTCATTTTTACAAGGCGCTACATTTATAGATGGGAATAAGATTGTTGTTGGATTAACAGCAAGAGGCAAGGATGCAGATAAATTCTGGTTTAGTCTGTTCCATGAACTTGGACATATTATTCTTGGGCATGTGGGGAAAAATGGTGGAACAACAGAACAGGATGAACAGGATGCAGATGTATGGTCAAGAGATGAATTGATTCCATTAGAGACATTTAAAATGTTTAAAGAAGAACAGAATTTTTCGGTTGCAAGTGTAAAAAGATTTGCAAAAGAGAATAGAATTGCTCCGGGAATTGTTGTTGGACGATTACAGAATGAAGGCTGTATTGAGTACAATATGTTAAATGAATTGAAGGAACATTATGTAATTACTGTATAAGAATTTACATAAGGAGGATTTTCATGAGCAATATTATTGTTTT includes the following:
- a CDS encoding helix-turn-helix domain-containing protein: MVRSRSIIATPPGATIKEQLNDRGMSQKEFAVRIDMTEKHVSKLINGEVQLTPEVAVRLEIVLGVPARFWNNLEAIYREKLIKIAAEKAMDADENLARQFPYSEMAKLGWIPQTRNSKEKVINLRKYFEVVSLSLLENTQITRIACRRLAVTDKSDLALLAWTQEAKIQARGIETKPINIKGLISVMPDIRKMTLKKPKDFCFELKSLLAENGVALVFLPHLKGSFLQGATFIDGNKIVVGLTARGKDADKFWFSLFHELGHIILGHVGKNGGTTEQDEQDADVWSRDELIPLETFKMFKEEQNFSVASVKRFAKENRIAPGIVVGRLQNEGCIEYNMLNELKEHYVITV